A portion of the Lampris incognitus isolate fLamInc1 chromosome 9, fLamInc1.hap2, whole genome shotgun sequence genome contains these proteins:
- the has1 gene encoding hyaluronan synthase 1 → MELKPLLRRLGSVVRALFTFLFALVVLGVMVWAYVKGFQLATTTYGIVSFGFYGLLLGLHVLVQSFFAFAEHRRMKARAQPCSFTKTIGFTISAYQEDPVYLRECLSSVKALKYPPELMRIIMVIDGNTEEDLYMLEMFREVFADQDPGCYVWQNNYHTWDPSKPLKEAPGATGTAGFVVGEDPQRAEVERLIRSKRCVCIMQKWGGKREVMYTAFKALGPSVDYIQVCDSDTKLDSLATVELCKVLESNPKYGAVGGDVMILNMKESYISFMSSLRYYMAFNIERSCQSFFDCVSCISGPLGLYRNDLLQQFLESWYNQKFLGTHCTFGDDRHLTNRMLSMGYATKYTARSKCYTETPAQFLRWLNQQTRWTKSYFREWLYNAMWWHKHHLWMTYESIVSGVFPFFVTATVIMLFWTGTLWDILWVLCCIQLIGLVKALYACIIRRDMIMVFMSLYSVLYMTSLLPAKYFAILTMNKSSWGTSGRRKMVGNYIPLLPLSVWAAILLGGLYYTIYKESKERWFIPAKILEIKFLTFGCAAYTCYWLLMISLYWVWFRRACRSRSKVYHVNV, encoded by the exons atgGAGCTGAAGCCATTACTCAGGAGGTTGGGCTCAGTAGTCCGTGCGCTCTTCACTTTCCTCTTTGCTCTTGTGGTGCTAGGGGTGATGGTATGGGCCTACGTCAAAGGTTTCCAACTGGCGACAACCACGTACGGCATTGTCTCGTTTGGCTTTTATGGACTGCTGCTGGGACTGCACGTGCTGGTCCAGAGCTTCTTCGCCTTTGCGGAACACCGGCGAATGAAAGCCCGCGCACAACCCTGCTCCTTCACCAAGACCATCGGCTTCACTATCTCCGCCTACCAGGAGGACCCTGTCTACCTCAGGGAGTGCCTCAGCTCTGTCAAGGCCCTCAAGTATCCGCCAGAGCTCATGCGCATCATCATGGTGATAGACGGGAACACGGAAGAAGACCTCTACATGCTAGAGATGTTCAGAGAGGTGTTTGCTGACCAAGACCCTGGCTGTTATGTGTGGCAGAACAACTACCATACATGGGACCCCAGCAAGCCGCTGAAGGAAGCGCCTGGAGCGACAGGTACAGCTGGTTTTGTGGTTGGAGAGGATCCGCAAAGAGCAGAGGTGGAGCGTCTGATCAGGAGCAAGAGATGTGTGTGCATCATGCAGAAGTGGGGTGGCAAGAGGGAGGTGATGTACACAGCCTTTAAAGCACTCGGCCCCTCAGTTGACTACATACAG GTGTGTGACTCGGATACAAAGCTAGACTCTCTAGCCACAGTAGAACTGTGTAAGGTACTGGAGAGTAATCCCAAGTACGGCGCAGTGGGAGGAGATGTGATGATCCTCAACATGAAAGAGTCCTACATCAGCTTCATGAGCAGTCTAAGATACTATATGGCCTTCAACATCGAAAGGTCCTGCCAGTCCTTCTTTGACTGCGTGTCCTGCATTAGCGGCCCTCTGG GTCTGTACAGGAACGACCTGCTTCAGCAGTTTCTGGAGTCTTGGTACAATCAGAAGTTCCTTGGGACTCACTGCACGTTTGGTGACGACAGGCATCTCACCAACCGTATGCTGAGCATGGGCTACGCCACAAA ATATACAGCCCGGTCGAAGTGCTACACAGAAACGCCTGCCCAGTTCCTGCGCTGGCTTAACCAGCAGACCCGCTGGACAAAATCCTACTTCCGTGAGTGGCTGTACAACGCAATGTGGTGGCACAAGCACCACCTCTGGATGACTTACGAGTCCATTGTTTCTGGCGTGTTCCCCTTTTTCGTAACAGCCACGGTCATCATGCTATTTTGGACAGGCACCTTGTGGGACATCCTCTGGGTGCTGTGTTGCATCCAGCTGATTGGACTGGTGAAAGCACTGTATGCGTGCATCATACGCAGAGACATGATCATGGTGTTTATGTCCCTCTATTCCGTCCTGTACATGACCAGCCTGCTGCCTGCCAAGTACTTTGCCATTCTCACCATGAACAAAAGCAGTTGGGGGACCTCAGGCAGGCGCAAGATGGTGGGAAACTATATACCCCTACTTCCTCTGTCAGTGTGGGCGGCTATTTTGTTAGGTGGCCTGTATTATACAATTTACAAAGAGAGCAAAGAGAGATGGTTCATTCCAGCAAAGATACTGGAAATCAAGTTTCTTACCTTTGGCTGTGCAGCGTACACGTGCTACTGGCTCCTGATGATCTCGCTCTACTGGGTGTGGTTTCGCAGGGCATGCAGGAGCCGTTCTAAAGTTTACCACGTGAACGTGTAG